One window from the genome of Asterias rubens chromosome 11, eAstRub1.3, whole genome shotgun sequence encodes:
- the LOC117296502 gene encoding probable ribonuclease ZC3H12B isoform X1, translated as MCPRVKVASSYCTDATTDRMAVFAVNRAQRQLVELYRPEIEQKFRVGVQLSTYADPTADEGGNSGGRIAPVHGGGLLDMSDGGQILQESQQMWVEIAGDSSVAVKAKEYILSLCDRGTVPSKTMGRPQDRMTITERLPYGFGDLLHGHLDKISTETNTRIERVGRTDELILNGDETHIAMALSLIENECSKLRQEQSQNSYGMIQRTSSKDDSPRNRLQDEGNDVYIPLVETDSQNRTLEVRTNKPTELMSNQSERTHEEPVKLIAHSINVHASDVQPLNPQRQDQKNNSLVSSMQKLGYPKEQVDIILRQLGPDADHNDVLWALVNQNSSKTEFADVVDTKEEAEIRRDMSDGIPSEETADESDNLRPIIIDGSNVAMSFGNKVVFACKGIEVAVKWFCDRGHKKIHVFVPNWRKEASKPETPITDQDILTRLEQQKFLTWTPSRRSGGRRIVCYDDRYILRTAVEEDGIIVSNDNFRDIQNEKPEWRKVIEERLLMYAFVSDRFMPPDDPLGRYGPSLDNFLRMKPTMPDHLPQACPYGKKCTYGNKCKYYHSDRPNRPMKSISETLKEHDKKRKEAAKLNNERSNSPRFTAASTAPIPGYRPPEDVTTTHDWQTAPLPGANTQWSPQRKSVVSDSITSPVSTKSSSPHHSYAKEPTPQAPYQRDEVYLGQDQQRYHQNIGGHQSLSQVSPRHLNTPPLGRAGHTSPLPNYTSNSQRANQQGMYTVPLQSYFTLNQPERGYAQFEESHNSNRLSMPATMYGSGESLGVTPSGINVERRPSHELVSGFQRLGMQDPQSGIHLPQEPQHSFNNYRQPQYHSGEQFPGQMQQPSHPADYNQGTTQPLPYPSRHRSSPMSSDQRMFSPPRRSVSQGYPSHSEPSHQNYQPSPQPMTRGPYRPAEPAKITSSEEQGRQNILHHMSGIFGAKKVEAVMRRHPTETNPQKLVIYLSTNT; from the exons GTAGCCAGTTCATATTGTACGGATGCTACGACGGACAGGATGGCTGTCTTTGCTGTCAATAGAGCTCAGCGACAGCTGGTCGAGTTGTATCGGCCGGAGATTGAGCAAAAGTTCCGGGTTGGTGTTCAGCTAAGCACGTACGCCGATCCCACGGCGGACGAAGGAGGAAACTCCGGGGGGCGAATCGCTCCCGTGCACGGCGGTGGTTTGTTGGACATGTCAGATGGCGGGCAAATTTTGCAAGAATCTCAACAGATGTGGGTGGAAATTGCCGGGGATTCATCAGTTGCTGTTAAAGCAAAG GAATACATTCTGTCTCTTTGTGATCGTGGAACAGTGCCTTCAAAGACCATGGGTCGACCGCAAGACAGAATGACGATCACCGAACGGCTTCCGTACGGATTCGGCGACCTCCTGCACGGGCATCTCGACAAGATCTCGACGGAGACTAATACGAGAATCGAGCGCGTCGGCAGAACGGACGAACTAATTCTAAACGGAGACGAAACGCATATTGCAATGGCGTTATCACTTATCGAGAATGAGTGTAGCAAATTACGGCAGGAGCAGAGTCAGAACTCATACGGGATGATACAAAGAACATCGTCTAAGGATGATTCACCTAGAAACAGACTGCAGGACGAGGGAAACGATGTGTACATTCCTTTGGTTGAAACGGATTCACAAAACAGAACTCTAGAGGTGCGGACAAACAAACCAACCGAGCTGATGAGTAACCAATCGGAGAGGACTCATGAGGAACCTGTTAAACTCATCGCTCACAGTATTAACGTCCACGCCTCGGACGTCCAACCTCTAAATCCCCAACGTCAAGACCAGAAAAACAATAGCCTCGTCAGCAGTATGCAGAAACTGGGGTACCCCAAGGAGCAAGTAGATATTATTTTGAGACAGTTGGGCCCCGATGCGGACCACAACGACGTCTTGTGGGCTCTGGTGAACCAGAACTCCTCGAAGACGGAGTTTGCCGATGTTGTCGATACCAAAGAGGAGGCTGAGATCAGAAGAGACATGAGTGACGGAATTCCTTCGGAGGAGACTGCGGACGAGTCGGACAATCTCAGACCAATTATTATCGACGGAAGCAATGTGGCGATGAG TTTCGGTAATAAGGTGGTTTTTGCCTGCAAGGGTATCGAAGTTGCTGTGAAGTGGTTTTGCGACAGGGGTCACAAAAAGATACACGTCTTTGTTCCCAATTGGCGGAAAGAAGCATCGAAACCCGAGACCCCAATAACAG ACCAAGACATCCTGACTAGATTGGAGCAACAGAAATTCCTAACGTGGACGCCATCTCGTCGTAGTGGCGGGCGACGCATTGTCTGCTACGACGATCGCTACATCCTTCGCACTGCCGTAGAAGAGGACGGAATTATCGTCTCCAACGACAACTTCCGAGACATTCAGAACGAGAAACCAGAGTGGAGGAAAGTTATCGAGGAACGGCTGTTGATGTACGCCTTTGTGAGTGACAG gTTTATGCCCCCCGATGACCCTCTCGGTAGATACGGCCCTAGCCTGGACAACTTCCTCCGCATGAAACCAACAATGCCGGACCACCTTCCCCAGGCTTGCCCCTACGGCAAGAAGTGCACCTATGGCAACAAGTGCAAGTATTACCACTCGGACCGCCCAAACCGACCAATGAAATCCATCAGCGAGACCTTGAAAGAGCACGACAAAAAGCGCAAGGAAGCAGCGAAACTGAACAATGAGCGCAGCAACAGCCCGAGATTTACCGCCGCATCCACGGCGCCCATCCCTGGTTACCGGCCCCCGGAGGATGTGACCACCACACACGACTGGCAAACCGCCCCGCTACCCGGAGCAAACACGCAATGGAGCCCCCAGCGCAAGAGCGTCGTCTCCGATTCAATCACGTCGCCGGTATCGACAAAGTCTAGCTCCCCGCATCATTCATATGCAAAAGAACCAACACCCCAAGCACCCTACCAAAGGGATGAGGTATACTTGGGACAAGACCAACAGCGGTATCATCAGAACATAGGAGGACATCAGTCCCTTAGTCAGGTGTCTCCACGGCATCTTAACACCCCACCATTAGGGAGAGCGGGACATACCTCCCCGTTACCCAACTACACGTCAAACTCTCAGAGAGCCAACCAGCAAGGCATGTACACGGTGCCGCTCCAAAGTTACTTCACTCTCAATCAGCCGGAGAGGGGGTACGCGCAGTTTGAGGAATCACACAACAGCAATAGATTGTCCATGCCAGCAACTATGTACGGGTCGGGTGAATCACTGGGTGTTACTCCCTCTGGAATCAATGTTGAGAGGCGACCGTCTCATGAGCTAGTTTCAGGTTTCCAGAGGCTCGGCATGCAAGATCCTCAAAG tGGAATCCATTTGCCGCAGGAGCCCCAACATAGCTTCAATAATTACAGGCAACCACAGTACCATAGTGGGGAACAGTTCCCAGGGCAGATGCAGCAGCCATCCCACCCTGCCGACTACAACCAG GGTACAACACAACCCCTGCCTTACCCTTCAAGGCACCGATCCTCCCCGATGTCGTCCGACCAGAGGATGTTCTCCCCACCCAGGCGTTCCGTTTCACAAGGGTACCCCTCCCACAGCGAGCCCAGTCACCAGAACTACCAGCCCTCGCCCCAACCCATGACACGAGGGCCGTACAGACCCGCTGAGCCTGCTAAGATAACCTCATCGGAGGAACAAGGGAGGCAGAATATTCTTCACCATATGTCGGGTATCTTCGGGGCGAAGAAAGTGGAGGCGGTGATGAGAAGGCATCCGACTGAGACAAACCCACAGAAGCTGGTTATATATTTGTCCACTAATACATAG
- the LOC117296502 gene encoding probable ribonuclease ZC3H12C isoform X2 — MKLQDGNNNSLQTRPLMGFGYDEVLPSEYILSLCDRGTVPSKTMGRPQDRMTITERLPYGFGDLLHGHLDKISTETNTRIERVGRTDELILNGDETHIAMALSLIENECSKLRQEQSQNSYGMIQRTSSKDDSPRNRLQDEGNDVYIPLVETDSQNRTLEVRTNKPTELMSNQSERTHEEPVKLIAHSINVHASDVQPLNPQRQDQKNNSLVSSMQKLGYPKEQVDIILRQLGPDADHNDVLWALVNQNSSKTEFADVVDTKEEAEIRRDMSDGIPSEETADESDNLRPIIIDGSNVAMSFGNKVVFACKGIEVAVKWFCDRGHKKIHVFVPNWRKEASKPETPITDQDILTRLEQQKFLTWTPSRRSGGRRIVCYDDRYILRTAVEEDGIIVSNDNFRDIQNEKPEWRKVIEERLLMYAFVSDRFMPPDDPLGRYGPSLDNFLRMKPTMPDHLPQACPYGKKCTYGNKCKYYHSDRPNRPMKSISETLKEHDKKRKEAAKLNNERSNSPRFTAASTAPIPGYRPPEDVTTTHDWQTAPLPGANTQWSPQRKSVVSDSITSPVSTKSSSPHHSYAKEPTPQAPYQRDEVYLGQDQQRYHQNIGGHQSLSQVSPRHLNTPPLGRAGHTSPLPNYTSNSQRANQQGMYTVPLQSYFTLNQPERGYAQFEESHNSNRLSMPATMYGSGESLGVTPSGINVERRPSHELVSGFQRLGMQDPQSGIHLPQEPQHSFNNYRQPQYHSGEQFPGQMQQPSHPADYNQGTTQPLPYPSRHRSSPMSSDQRMFSPPRRSVSQGYPSHSEPSHQNYQPSPQPMTRGPYRPAEPAKITSSEEQGRQNILHHMSGIFGAKKVEAVMRRHPTETNPQKLVIYLSTNT; from the exons ATGAAGCTGCAGGATGGAAATAACAACTCTTTGCAAACTCGGCCACTGATGGGCTTTGGATATGATGAAGTTTTGCCTTCG GAATACATTCTGTCTCTTTGTGATCGTGGAACAGTGCCTTCAAAGACCATGGGTCGACCGCAAGACAGAATGACGATCACCGAACGGCTTCCGTACGGATTCGGCGACCTCCTGCACGGGCATCTCGACAAGATCTCGACGGAGACTAATACGAGAATCGAGCGCGTCGGCAGAACGGACGAACTAATTCTAAACGGAGACGAAACGCATATTGCAATGGCGTTATCACTTATCGAGAATGAGTGTAGCAAATTACGGCAGGAGCAGAGTCAGAACTCATACGGGATGATACAAAGAACATCGTCTAAGGATGATTCACCTAGAAACAGACTGCAGGACGAGGGAAACGATGTGTACATTCCTTTGGTTGAAACGGATTCACAAAACAGAACTCTAGAGGTGCGGACAAACAAACCAACCGAGCTGATGAGTAACCAATCGGAGAGGACTCATGAGGAACCTGTTAAACTCATCGCTCACAGTATTAACGTCCACGCCTCGGACGTCCAACCTCTAAATCCCCAACGTCAAGACCAGAAAAACAATAGCCTCGTCAGCAGTATGCAGAAACTGGGGTACCCCAAGGAGCAAGTAGATATTATTTTGAGACAGTTGGGCCCCGATGCGGACCACAACGACGTCTTGTGGGCTCTGGTGAACCAGAACTCCTCGAAGACGGAGTTTGCCGATGTTGTCGATACCAAAGAGGAGGCTGAGATCAGAAGAGACATGAGTGACGGAATTCCTTCGGAGGAGACTGCGGACGAGTCGGACAATCTCAGACCAATTATTATCGACGGAAGCAATGTGGCGATGAG TTTCGGTAATAAGGTGGTTTTTGCCTGCAAGGGTATCGAAGTTGCTGTGAAGTGGTTTTGCGACAGGGGTCACAAAAAGATACACGTCTTTGTTCCCAATTGGCGGAAAGAAGCATCGAAACCCGAGACCCCAATAACAG ACCAAGACATCCTGACTAGATTGGAGCAACAGAAATTCCTAACGTGGACGCCATCTCGTCGTAGTGGCGGGCGACGCATTGTCTGCTACGACGATCGCTACATCCTTCGCACTGCCGTAGAAGAGGACGGAATTATCGTCTCCAACGACAACTTCCGAGACATTCAGAACGAGAAACCAGAGTGGAGGAAAGTTATCGAGGAACGGCTGTTGATGTACGCCTTTGTGAGTGACAG gTTTATGCCCCCCGATGACCCTCTCGGTAGATACGGCCCTAGCCTGGACAACTTCCTCCGCATGAAACCAACAATGCCGGACCACCTTCCCCAGGCTTGCCCCTACGGCAAGAAGTGCACCTATGGCAACAAGTGCAAGTATTACCACTCGGACCGCCCAAACCGACCAATGAAATCCATCAGCGAGACCTTGAAAGAGCACGACAAAAAGCGCAAGGAAGCAGCGAAACTGAACAATGAGCGCAGCAACAGCCCGAGATTTACCGCCGCATCCACGGCGCCCATCCCTGGTTACCGGCCCCCGGAGGATGTGACCACCACACACGACTGGCAAACCGCCCCGCTACCCGGAGCAAACACGCAATGGAGCCCCCAGCGCAAGAGCGTCGTCTCCGATTCAATCACGTCGCCGGTATCGACAAAGTCTAGCTCCCCGCATCATTCATATGCAAAAGAACCAACACCCCAAGCACCCTACCAAAGGGATGAGGTATACTTGGGACAAGACCAACAGCGGTATCATCAGAACATAGGAGGACATCAGTCCCTTAGTCAGGTGTCTCCACGGCATCTTAACACCCCACCATTAGGGAGAGCGGGACATACCTCCCCGTTACCCAACTACACGTCAAACTCTCAGAGAGCCAACCAGCAAGGCATGTACACGGTGCCGCTCCAAAGTTACTTCACTCTCAATCAGCCGGAGAGGGGGTACGCGCAGTTTGAGGAATCACACAACAGCAATAGATTGTCCATGCCAGCAACTATGTACGGGTCGGGTGAATCACTGGGTGTTACTCCCTCTGGAATCAATGTTGAGAGGCGACCGTCTCATGAGCTAGTTTCAGGTTTCCAGAGGCTCGGCATGCAAGATCCTCAAAG tGGAATCCATTTGCCGCAGGAGCCCCAACATAGCTTCAATAATTACAGGCAACCACAGTACCATAGTGGGGAACAGTTCCCAGGGCAGATGCAGCAGCCATCCCACCCTGCCGACTACAACCAG GGTACAACACAACCCCTGCCTTACCCTTCAAGGCACCGATCCTCCCCGATGTCGTCCGACCAGAGGATGTTCTCCCCACCCAGGCGTTCCGTTTCACAAGGGTACCCCTCCCACAGCGAGCCCAGTCACCAGAACTACCAGCCCTCGCCCCAACCCATGACACGAGGGCCGTACAGACCCGCTGAGCCTGCTAAGATAACCTCATCGGAGGAACAAGGGAGGCAGAATATTCTTCACCATATGTCGGGTATCTTCGGGGCGAAGAAAGTGGAGGCGGTGATGAGAAGGCATCCGACTGAGACAAACCCACAGAAGCTGGTTATATATTTGTCCACTAATACATAG